From the genome of Salvelinus fontinalis isolate EN_2023a chromosome 20, ASM2944872v1, whole genome shotgun sequence, one region includes:
- the LOC129817940 gene encoding paired box protein Pax-1-like isoform X2, translated as MDQTYGEVNQLGGVFVNGRPLPNSIRIRIVELAQLGIRPCDISRQLRVSHGCVSKILARYNETGSILPGAIGGSKPRVTTPNVVKSIRDYKQGDPGIFAWEIRDRLLADAVCDKYNVPSVSSISRILRNKIGNLSQPGQYENSKPTHPQLSYNHMYPYSYPSAMSPTGTKIGSGHGVPITAGHVSLSRHGWPSVHTVSNILGIRAFMDPSAIAGAEGYQSKMEEWASVNRATFSSAHGVNGIEKSSLEADIKYHQSSSNLSSYVPACAYSPPNQYGVYGGPAANYMTAGHHWQSQSASLAHPNSGATIQGGDLHTAMSFKHSSREGDRKPHSPLSKHQHEALNVHGLSLPTSA; from the exons ATGG ATCAAACATATGGAGAAGTAAACCAGCTTGGTGGGGTATTTGTCAACGGGCGACCACTTCCAAATTCGATTCGGATCAGAATCGTGGAATTAGCACAACTTGGAATACGACCCTGTGACATCAGTAGACAGCTTCGAGTCTCTCATGGCTGCGTGAGCAAGATACTAGCGAGGTATAACGAGACGGGTTCGATATTGCCCGGTGCCATAGGAGGAAGTAAACCCCGGGTCACAACACCCAACGTGGTGAAAAGCATAAGGGATTACAAACAAGGAGACCCTGGAATATTTGCTTGGGAGATCAGGGACAGGCTTCTTGCAGATGCAGTTTGTGATAAATATAACGTTCCCTCCGTCAGCTCCATAAGCCGCATTTtacgcaacaaaataggaaatcTTTCTCAGCCGGGCCAGTATGAGAACAGCAAGCCAACCCATCCTCAGCTATCCTACAACCACATGTACCCGTACTCATACCCCAGTGCAATGTCACCCACTGGGACTAAAATTGGCAGCGGTCACGGTGTACCCATCACAGCGGGCCATGTCAGCCTCTCCCGTCATGGATGGCCTTCGGTGCACACAGTCAGCAACATTTTGGGCATTCGAGCCTTCATGGACCCCTCAG CCATTGCTGGAGCAGAGGGGTACCAATCAAAAATGGAGGAGTGGGCGAGCGTTAACAGAGCGACTTTTTCCTCTGCCCATGGCGTCAACGGAATAGAGAAATCCTCCCTAGAGGCAGACATTAAGTATCATCAG TCTTCTTCAAACCTATCTAGTTATGTACCTGCTTGTGCCTACTCTCCCCCAAACCAATACGGGGTGTATGGTGGGCCAGCAGCTAACTACATGACAGCAGGCCACCACTGGCAGTCTCAGAGCGCAAGCCTGGCCCACCCCAACAGCGGAGCAACCATCCAAGGTGGAGACCTCCACACGGCAATGTCTTTCAAACACTCATCACGAGAAG GAGACAGAAAACCTCACAGTCCCTTGAGCAAGCACCAGCACGAGGCGTTGAACGTACACGGACTCTCCCTCCCGACCTCAGCTTAA
- the LOC129817940 gene encoding paired box protein Pax-1-like isoform X1: MHINAIPYLFLADQTYGEVNQLGGVFVNGRPLPNSIRIRIVELAQLGIRPCDISRQLRVSHGCVSKILARYNETGSILPGAIGGSKPRVTTPNVVKSIRDYKQGDPGIFAWEIRDRLLADAVCDKYNVPSVSSISRILRNKIGNLSQPGQYENSKPTHPQLSYNHMYPYSYPSAMSPTGTKIGSGHGVPITAGHVSLSRHGWPSVHTVSNILGIRAFMDPSAIAGAEGYQSKMEEWASVNRATFSSAHGVNGIEKSSLEADIKYHQSSSNLSSYVPACAYSPPNQYGVYGGPAANYMTAGHHWQSQSASLAHPNSGATIQGGDLHTAMSFKHSSREGDRKPHSPLSKHQHEALNVHGLSLPTSA; encoded by the exons ATGCACATCAATGCAATTCCTTATTTGTTTCTTGCAGATCAAACATATGGAGAAGTAAACCAGCTTGGTGGGGTATTTGTCAACGGGCGACCACTTCCAAATTCGATTCGGATCAGAATCGTGGAATTAGCACAACTTGGAATACGACCCTGTGACATCAGTAGACAGCTTCGAGTCTCTCATGGCTGCGTGAGCAAGATACTAGCGAGGTATAACGAGACGGGTTCGATATTGCCCGGTGCCATAGGAGGAAGTAAACCCCGGGTCACAACACCCAACGTGGTGAAAAGCATAAGGGATTACAAACAAGGAGACCCTGGAATATTTGCTTGGGAGATCAGGGACAGGCTTCTTGCAGATGCAGTTTGTGATAAATATAACGTTCCCTCCGTCAGCTCCATAAGCCGCATTTtacgcaacaaaataggaaatcTTTCTCAGCCGGGCCAGTATGAGAACAGCAAGCCAACCCATCCTCAGCTATCCTACAACCACATGTACCCGTACTCATACCCCAGTGCAATGTCACCCACTGGGACTAAAATTGGCAGCGGTCACGGTGTACCCATCACAGCGGGCCATGTCAGCCTCTCCCGTCATGGATGGCCTTCGGTGCACACAGTCAGCAACATTTTGGGCATTCGAGCCTTCATGGACCCCTCAG CCATTGCTGGAGCAGAGGGGTACCAATCAAAAATGGAGGAGTGGGCGAGCGTTAACAGAGCGACTTTTTCCTCTGCCCATGGCGTCAACGGAATAGAGAAATCCTCCCTAGAGGCAGACATTAAGTATCATCAG TCTTCTTCAAACCTATCTAGTTATGTACCTGCTTGTGCCTACTCTCCCCCAAACCAATACGGGGTGTATGGTGGGCCAGCAGCTAACTACATGACAGCAGGCCACCACTGGCAGTCTCAGAGCGCAAGCCTGGCCCACCCCAACAGCGGAGCAACCATCCAAGGTGGAGACCTCCACACGGCAATGTCTTTCAAACACTCATCACGAGAAG GAGACAGAAAACCTCACAGTCCCTTGAGCAAGCACCAGCACGAGGCGTTGAACGTACACGGACTCTCCCTCCCGACCTCAGCTTAA